A part of Aegilops tauschii subsp. strangulata cultivar AL8/78 chromosome 2, Aet v6.0, whole genome shotgun sequence genomic DNA contains:
- the LOC109746402 gene encoding uncharacterized protein, with translation MAPKKAPKGKSGFYDVRQKPSGNFGVEFSNAGGRWWIGTYPSAQEAARAYDVAVWRAKRPREHLNSSEIESRAEAEMLVPQGIKMKEIPTKKTTTKKPSVVVSAGETDKEAMARFAWEHPRYVQAELEYYWKREAEQKKKGGE, from the coding sequence ATGGCGCCGAAGAAGGCGCCGAAGGGCAAGTCGGGCTTCTACGACGTGAGGCAGAAGCCCTCCGGTAACTTCGGAGTGGAGTTCTCCAACGCCGGGGGGCGTTGGTGGATCGGCACGTACCCCTCCGCCCAAGAGGCCGCGCGTGCCTATGATGTGGCGGTGTGGCGTGCCAAGAGGCCTCGGGAGCACCTCAACTCCTCAGAGATCGAGAGTCGGGCGGAAGCAGAGATGCTTGTGCCGCagggcatcaagatgaaggagATCCCGACGAAGAAGACGACGACGAAGAAGCCGTCGGTTGTTGTCAGTGCCGGCGAGACCGACAAGGAGGCGATGGCGAGGTTTGCTTGGGAGCATCCGAGGTACGTCCAGGCCGAGCTGGAGTACTACTGGAAGCGTGAGGCAGAGCAGAAGAAGAAAGGGGGCGAATAA